One genomic window of Hymenobacter sp. J193 includes the following:
- a CDS encoding M48 family metalloprotease has product MKPRILFLSGSVAASLLFNSCATNPVTGKREVMLVSEGQELAMGQQSDPAVTAQFGLYPDDKLQKFINEKGKQMGAISHRPELTYNFRVVDSPVINAFAVPGGYVYFTRGIMAHFNNEAQFAGVLGHEIGHVTARHSAKQQTNAIIGQVGLMGAMIASPKLAQFGDQAMQGMQLLFLKFGRDDESQSDELGVEYSSKIGYDAAQMADFFQTLEREQAKSGADPIPDFLSTHPNPADRYNRVHQLADQWKAGNGNPTNLQVNRDQYLRMIDGIVYGDDPKQGFVENNVFYHPELKFRFPVPTGWKHQNTPQQFQMADPGGKGMQMLMMAPGNTLEEAAQALAKQLSLQPTDSKKTTINNFPALAFVADQVQQDQQTGQQVAGVRTLTYLIQDGKTIFALIGVAAPADFDGFAPQFTSVAQGFQRLTDAEKLNRQPERVRIKKLTLRSNLETALRRYNVPEKRLEEMAILNGMQLNEQVNAGSLIKVVEK; this is encoded by the coding sequence ATGAAACCGCGTATTCTCTTCCTAAGCGGCAGCGTGGCTGCCTCCTTGCTGTTTAATTCCTGCGCTACCAACCCCGTCACCGGCAAACGAGAGGTGATGCTGGTGTCGGAAGGGCAGGAGTTGGCTATGGGCCAGCAGTCGGACCCGGCCGTGACGGCGCAGTTTGGGCTTTATCCCGACGATAAGCTGCAGAAGTTCATCAATGAAAAAGGCAAGCAGATGGGCGCCATTTCGCACCGCCCCGAGCTGACCTACAATTTTCGCGTAGTTGATTCGCCCGTTATCAACGCCTTTGCCGTGCCCGGTGGCTACGTGTACTTTACGCGGGGCATCATGGCCCACTTCAACAACGAAGCCCAGTTTGCGGGCGTGCTGGGCCACGAAATCGGCCACGTCACGGCCCGGCACTCGGCCAAGCAGCAAACCAACGCCATCATCGGGCAGGTGGGATTGATGGGCGCCATGATTGCCTCGCCCAAGCTGGCCCAGTTCGGCGACCAGGCCATGCAGGGCATGCAGCTGCTATTTCTGAAATTCGGGCGCGACGATGAGAGCCAGTCTGACGAGCTGGGGGTGGAATATTCCAGCAAAATCGGCTACGACGCGGCCCAGATGGCCGACTTCTTCCAGACGCTGGAGCGTGAGCAGGCAAAAAGCGGCGCCGACCCCATTCCCGACTTCCTTTCCACCCACCCCAACCCCGCCGACCGCTACAACCGCGTGCATCAGCTGGCCGATCAGTGGAAAGCCGGCAACGGCAACCCCACCAACCTGCAAGTCAACCGTGACCAGTACCTGCGCATGATTGACGGCATCGTGTACGGTGACGACCCCAAGCAGGGCTTCGTGGAAAACAACGTGTTCTACCACCCCGAACTGAAGTTCCGCTTTCCGGTGCCTACGGGCTGGAAGCACCAGAATACGCCCCAGCAATTCCAGATGGCTGACCCCGGCGGCAAAGGCATGCAAATGCTGATGATGGCGCCCGGCAACACGCTCGAAGAAGCGGCCCAGGCCCTGGCCAAGCAGCTCAGCCTGCAGCCTACCGATTCCAAGAAAACTACCATCAACAACTTCCCGGCCCTGGCCTTCGTGGCCGACCAGGTGCAGCAGGATCAGCAAACCGGTCAGCAGGTAGCGGGCGTGCGTACCCTCACCTACCTGATTCAGGACGGCAAAACCATCTTCGCGCTGATTGGCGTGGCCGCGCCGGCCGATTTCGACGGGTTTGCGCCGCAGTTTACCAGCGTGGCCCAGGGCTTCCAGCGCCTCACCGACGCGGAAAAGCTGAACCGCCAGCCCGAGCGGGTACGCATCAAAAAGCTGACGCTGCGCAGCAACCTGGAAACGGCCCTGCGCCGCTACAATGTGCCCGAAAAGCGGCTGGAGGAAATGGCCATTCTGAACGGGATGCAGCTGAATGAGCAAGTGAATGCCGGCTCCCTCATTAAAGTAGTGGAAAAGTAG